A window from Shewanella livingstonensis encodes these proteins:
- a CDS encoding TonB-dependent receptor translates to MLLFKPSLLTLALVAAGASMSAYAADDVKTTVTADENIEVVKVTGIRRSLQESQSLKMSSSSIVEAISAEDIGKLPDVSIAESLARLPGVSAQRLDGRANVISIRGLGPDFTTATLNGREQASVNDNRGVEFDQYPSELLNRVVVYKTPDASVMAQAIGGTVDMQTISPLTHGEQTIAMSLRGEMNDLGSLNSGSSDTGYRGSISYIDQFADDTIGIALGYARMMSPNQEERWQAWGYPENDAGDSVLGGAKPFVRSSELERDGVLAVFEYAPNDQFTSVVDVYYTKFTDDQRLRGIEIPAAWGTNGGVTATTTENGLVTEGTINGAEVVIRNDVNKRDAESLSIGWNNKFTINDNWRVEADIALSRVDRTDIGMESYTGTGRGTGVGAVDDLGFAYNGNGGYNFTHDLNYADPNIIKLGDPLGWGSPLGDNTQDGFINKPEIKDELNSFRLSAEYVFDDGAVRSVEFGVNRTNRDKSKLDKGYYLTLAGYDGTDNYLESVPDQYLLSPTSLDFFGMGDVLSYDSLAFYNDGGYTETDVADVDLSRATNSWDVSEEVSTVFVKANLESELFGFPLTGNVGIQAVHTDQSSNGTVATVEDEAVVLTPRTAGDTYLEWLPSMNLGFEVADGQMVRLAAARTLTRARMDKMNANVNFSYNENPTDGVNWSGGAGNPELRPWLARQYDISYENYFSDQGYFSLAVFYKDLENYVYDQQAPFNFGELFPEREGNPIGLASQPQNGEGGYVQGIEASLSLDFGMFADQLEGFGTILSGSYNDSEVKETPDSDPTTLPGLSEKTFNATVYYENAGFEARISSRYRSDFLGEVTAISLTRVNVNVKAETVVDAQIGYDFTESGIDALYGLSVQFQVNNLTNEPFTSYTGEDARHVRDYQNYGRNFMLGANYKF, encoded by the coding sequence ATGTTGCTATTTAAACCGAGCTTACTTACGCTGGCGTTAGTTGCTGCAGGTGCAAGCATGAGTGCTTACGCTGCTGATGACGTTAAAACTACAGTAACCGCAGACGAAAATATTGAAGTGGTAAAAGTCACTGGTATCCGACGCAGTTTACAAGAATCACAATCACTAAAAATGTCTTCGTCATCCATTGTTGAAGCTATTTCTGCCGAAGATATTGGTAAATTACCTGATGTCAGTATTGCAGAATCACTTGCACGCTTGCCTGGCGTATCAGCACAACGTTTAGATGGACGTGCTAACGTTATCTCTATTCGTGGTTTAGGCCCAGATTTCACTACCGCAACATTAAACGGTCGCGAACAAGCCTCGGTTAACGATAACCGTGGTGTTGAGTTTGACCAATACCCTTCTGAATTATTAAATCGTGTTGTGGTGTATAAAACACCGGATGCCTCTGTGATGGCGCAAGCTATTGGCGGCACGGTAGACATGCAAACTATTAGCCCATTAACCCATGGCGAACAAACTATTGCGATGTCGCTTCGAGGCGAAATGAACGACTTAGGTTCACTTAACAGTGGTTCAAGTGACACCGGTTATCGTGGCAGCATTTCATACATCGACCAGTTTGCCGACGACACTATTGGTATTGCTTTAGGTTATGCCCGCATGATGTCACCAAACCAAGAAGAACGCTGGCAGGCATGGGGTTACCCAGAAAATGATGCCGGTGACAGTGTTTTAGGTGGCGCAAAACCATTTGTTCGTTCAAGCGAATTAGAACGCGATGGTGTATTAGCGGTATTTGAATACGCACCTAATGACCAATTCACTTCAGTTGTTGATGTGTATTACACCAAATTTACTGATGACCAACGTTTACGTGGTATCGAAATTCCTGCGGCTTGGGGGACTAACGGTGGTGTAACAGCAACTACAACAGAAAATGGTTTAGTGACTGAAGGTACCATTAATGGCGCCGAAGTCGTCATCCGTAACGATGTAAACAAGCGTGATGCTGAATCACTGTCAATTGGTTGGAACAACAAGTTCACCATTAATGACAATTGGCGCGTTGAAGCTGATATCGCTTTATCAAGAGTTGACCGCACCGACATTGGTATGGAAAGCTATACTGGAACAGGTCGTGGCACTGGTGTTGGCGCAGTTGATGACTTAGGATTTGCTTACAACGGTAACGGTGGTTACAACTTTACCCATGACCTTAACTATGCAGACCCTAATATCATCAAATTAGGTGACCCACTCGGTTGGGGCAGCCCGCTAGGTGACAATACTCAAGACGGTTTTATCAACAAGCCAGAAATTAAAGATGAGTTAAACTCATTCCGTTTAAGCGCAGAATATGTGTTTGATGACGGTGCAGTTCGCAGTGTTGAGTTTGGTGTTAACCGCACTAACCGTGATAAGAGCAAGCTTGATAAAGGTTATTACCTGACGTTAGCGGGTTATGACGGTACAGATAACTACTTAGAATCGGTACCTGATCAATACTTGTTATCTCCTACTTCACTCGACTTTTTCGGTATGGGTGATGTACTAAGTTACGACTCGTTAGCATTTTATAACGATGGTGGTTATACCGAAACTGACGTTGCAGATGTTGATTTATCACGAGCGACCAACTCTTGGGACGTTTCAGAAGAAGTGTCAACTGTTTTTGTTAAGGCCAATTTAGAATCTGAACTATTTGGATTTCCACTAACCGGTAACGTTGGCATACAGGCCGTTCATACAGATCAAAGCTCAAATGGCACTGTCGCGACAGTTGAAGATGAAGCCGTTGTATTGACACCTCGCACAGCCGGTGACACCTACCTTGAATGGCTACCAAGCATGAACTTAGGTTTTGAAGTTGCCGATGGTCAAATGGTTCGTTTAGCTGCGGCGCGGACTCTAACCCGCGCTCGTATGGACAAAATGAATGCTAACGTAAACTTTAGCTACAACGAAAACCCAACTGACGGCGTAAACTGGTCCGGTGGTGCGGGTAATCCTGAACTACGTCCATGGTTAGCGCGTCAGTACGACATTAGCTATGAAAACTACTTTAGTGACCAAGGTTATTTCTCATTAGCAGTATTCTATAAAGACTTAGAAAACTACGTATATGACCAGCAAGCACCTTTTAACTTTGGAGAGTTGTTTCCAGAGCGTGAAGGTAATCCAATTGGTTTAGCCTCACAACCACAAAATGGTGAAGGTGGATATGTACAAGGTATAGAAGCGTCTTTGTCTCTGGACTTTGGCATGTTTGCAGACCAACTAGAAGGTTTTGGTACTATTTTAAGTGGTTCGTACAACGACAGTGAAGTAAAAGAAACACCAGATAGCGATCCAACCACGTTACCAGGTTTATCTGAAAAAACCTTCAATGCCACTGTTTACTATGAAAATGCTGGCTTCGAAGCACGTATTAGCTCACGTTACCGTAGTGACTTCTTAGGTGAAGTCACCGCAATCAGTTTGACTCGTGTCAACGTAAACGTAAAAGCTGAAACAGTTGTTGATGCGCAAATTGGTTATGACTTTACCGAAAGCGGTATCGATGCTCTTTACGGCTTATCGGTTCAGTTCCAAGTAAACAACTTAACCAATGAGCCATTTACATCGTACACAGGTGAAGATGCACGTCACGTGCGTGATTATCAAAACTACGGTCGTAACTTTATGTTAGGCGCAAACTACAAGTTCTAA
- the lrp gene encoding leucine-responsive transcriptional regulator Lrp, with the protein MANSKSFSVKDLDRIDRNILNELQQDGRISNVELSKRVGLSPTPCLERVKRLEKQGFISGYTALVNPHFLGASLLVFVEITLNRDTPDIFDRFNRAVQLLDDIQECHLVSGDFDYLLKTRVSDMSAYRRLLGETLLKLPSISDTRTYVVMEEVKQTNKVALYNLG; encoded by the coding sequence ATGGCAAATAGTAAAAGCTTTTCTGTGAAAGATTTAGACCGCATTGATCGTAATATTTTAAATGAGCTTCAACAGGATGGTCGCATTTCAAATGTTGAACTATCAAAACGTGTAGGCTTAAGTCCTACACCGTGTTTGGAAAGAGTTAAAAGGCTAGAAAAACAAGGGTTTATAAGTGGGTATACCGCATTGGTAAATCCACATTTTTTAGGTGCTTCTTTATTAGTGTTTGTTGAGATCACCCTTAATCGTGATACGCCAGACATTTTTGACCGATTTAATCGCGCAGTACAATTGCTTGATGATATCCAAGAGTGTCATTTGGTCTCTGGTGATTTTGACTACTTATTAAAGACTCGAGTATCAGATATGTCTGCATATAGACGATTATTAGGTGAAACCTTACTGAAATTACCATCAATATCAGATACTCGTACTTATGTTGTAATGGAAGAGGTTAAACAAACTAATAAGGTTGCGTTGTACAACCTAGGTTAA
- a CDS encoding sugar MFS transporter: MASSMQSTQQTTVTGGSGSYRFALVSLTSLFFMWGFITCLNDILIPHLKAVFSLNYTEAMLIQFCFFGAYFLVSLPAGKLVKKLGYQKGIVTGLVIACIGCLLFYPAAEFATYGLFLGALFVLASGITILQVAANPYVNALGSVETASSRLNLTQAFNALGTTVAPFFGAVLILSVASGAIDGLSQAQSEAEVVKLPYLILAAMLGLLALIFSKLNLPTIAEHSDDSATGVITHNGKTSALQSMHLVLGAVGIFVYVGAEVSIGSFLVNFLGEEHVAGLQEAEAAKYITYYWGGAMIGRFVGSAIMQKIPAGTMLAFNAFVAAALVLVAMNSTGAVAMWSILAVGLFNSIMFPTIFSLALRDLGPHTSQGSGILCLAIVGGAILPLLQGVMADNMGLQVAFILPVVCYAFILFYGAKGSRM; encoded by the coding sequence ATGGCTTCATCAATGCAAAGTACTCAACAAACAACAGTGACCGGAGGCAGCGGTAGTTATCGCTTTGCACTAGTGTCATTAACTTCACTGTTTTTCATGTGGGGGTTTATTACCTGTTTAAATGATATTCTCATTCCACATTTAAAAGCGGTGTTCTCGCTTAATTACACCGAAGCGATGTTGATCCAATTTTGTTTCTTTGGGGCATACTTTTTAGTCTCATTGCCAGCGGGTAAGTTAGTCAAAAAATTAGGTTATCAAAAAGGCATCGTAACAGGGCTTGTTATTGCTTGTATCGGGTGTTTATTATTTTACCCTGCTGCTGAGTTTGCAACATACGGATTATTTCTAGGTGCACTGTTTGTACTAGCGTCTGGGATAACCATTTTACAAGTGGCGGCAAACCCTTATGTCAATGCGTTGGGCAGCGTTGAAACCGCATCAAGTCGTTTAAACCTAACCCAAGCATTTAATGCATTAGGGACGACGGTTGCTCCTTTCTTTGGTGCTGTGTTGATATTGTCTGTTGCATCTGGCGCAATAGATGGCTTAAGCCAAGCGCAATCAGAAGCTGAAGTGGTTAAGCTTCCATACCTTATCCTGGCTGCAATGTTAGGATTACTTGCATTAATTTTTTCCAAACTCAATTTACCTACCATCGCTGAACACAGTGATGATTCTGCTACCGGCGTGATAACGCATAATGGCAAAACAAGCGCCTTACAAAGCATGCATTTGGTGTTGGGTGCTGTGGGTATTTTTGTCTATGTTGGCGCTGAAGTGTCTATTGGTAGTTTTTTAGTTAACTTTTTAGGCGAAGAACACGTTGCCGGTTTACAAGAAGCAGAAGCCGCTAAATATATTACCTACTATTGGGGCGGGGCGATGATAGGCCGTTTTGTCGGTTCTGCGATTATGCAAAAAATCCCAGCAGGTACCATGTTAGCGTTTAACGCTTTTGTCGCTGCAGCATTGGTGCTAGTGGCAATGAACAGCACCGGCGCAGTGGCCATGTGGTCAATCTTGGCAGTTGGATTGTTTAATTCGATTATGTTCCCAACTATCTTTAGCTTAGCATTGCGAGATTTAGGTCCACATACCTCACAAGGTAGTGGCATATTATGTTTAGCCATAGTGGGCGGTGCAATTCTACCATTATTACAGGGTGTTATGGCTGATAATATGGGCTTGCAAGTGGCGTTTATTTTACCCGTTGTGTGTTATGCGTTTATTTTATTCTATGGCGCTAAAGGCTCAAGAATGTAA
- a CDS encoding alpha-glucosidase family protein, with protein sequence MDQVTWWRGGVIYQIYPRSLMDSNGDGVGDLQGIIAKLGYIASLNVDAIWISPFFKSPMKDFGYDISDYLEIDPLFGTMADFAQLIKKAHQLNIKVVIDQVLSHTSDQHDWFEQSRQSRDNDKADWYVWADPKDDGSAPNNWLAIFGGCAWEWEPRRQQYYLHNFLKSQPDLNFHCPQVRQAVLDNVEFWLKKGVDGFRLDAITFCYHDEQLRDNPAKPKDKRQGRGFSEDNPYAYQYHYYNNTRPQTVGFIEELRALINRYPGAVTLGEVSSEDSLATMAEYTQGDDRLHMAYSFELLTDDFSAAYIRQTVEELEASIGDGWPCWAIGNHDVKRVASRWGKDSVNPTMVKMLNAMLFSLRGSVCSYQGEELGLTEAPIEFHQLQDPFGIAFWPMFKGRDGCRTPMPWVKEAPNAGFSEATPWLPIDPLHNNSAVDVQEADQDSILNSYRHFLQWRKQQHILIEGDIQFIDRHPDVLAFIRSQDQQRMLVLFNLSAMQQTFDLKELRLSSTLEGHGLLSGMQDKQYPATIVLPSYASFYGLLAK encoded by the coding sequence ATGGATCAGGTAACCTGGTGGCGCGGTGGAGTGATATATCAAATCTATCCTCGCAGTTTAATGGATTCTAATGGTGACGGTGTCGGTGACTTACAGGGCATCATTGCTAAACTGGGTTATATTGCCAGCCTGAACGTGGATGCAATTTGGATTTCGCCATTCTTCAAATCACCCATGAAAGACTTTGGTTACGACATTAGTGATTATCTTGAAATAGACCCACTGTTTGGCACCATGGCCGACTTTGCTCAACTTATTAAGAAAGCCCATCAATTAAATATAAAAGTGGTGATAGACCAAGTACTCAGTCACACCTCAGATCAGCATGATTGGTTCGAGCAAAGTCGTCAAAGCCGTGATAACGATAAAGCAGACTGGTATGTGTGGGCCGATCCAAAAGATGATGGCAGTGCGCCTAACAATTGGCTCGCTATTTTTGGTGGCTGTGCATGGGAATGGGAACCTCGCCGTCAGCAATACTATTTGCATAATTTTCTTAAAAGTCAGCCAGATTTGAATTTCCATTGTCCGCAGGTTCGTCAAGCTGTGCTGGATAATGTTGAGTTTTGGCTTAAAAAAGGCGTAGATGGTTTCCGTCTAGATGCGATCACATTTTGTTATCACGATGAACAATTACGCGATAACCCCGCTAAACCAAAAGATAAGCGTCAAGGCCGTGGCTTCAGTGAAGATAACCCGTATGCTTATCAATACCATTACTACAATAATACTCGCCCACAAACAGTGGGTTTTATTGAAGAGTTACGCGCATTAATTAATCGTTACCCTGGCGCAGTGACTTTAGGTGAAGTGTCATCTGAAGATTCACTTGCCACGATGGCAGAATACACTCAAGGCGATGACCGTTTACACATGGCATACAGTTTTGAGTTATTAACCGATGATTTTAGCGCGGCTTATATTCGTCAAACCGTTGAAGAACTGGAAGCCAGTATTGGTGATGGTTGGCCATGTTGGGCTATCGGCAATCATGATGTTAAGCGGGTTGCATCACGTTGGGGTAAAGATAGTGTTAACCCAACGATGGTGAAAATGCTCAATGCGATGTTGTTTTCATTACGCGGCAGTGTGTGTAGTTATCAGGGTGAAGAATTAGGCTTAACGGAAGCACCGATTGAGTTTCATCAATTACAAGACCCCTTCGGTATAGCATTTTGGCCGATGTTTAAAGGCCGTGATGGATGTCGCACGCCAATGCCTTGGGTAAAAGAGGCGCCTAATGCAGGTTTTAGTGAGGCAACACCTTGGCTACCAATAGATCCGTTACACAATAATAGTGCCGTAGATGTACAAGAAGCAGATCAAGATTCAATACTGAACAGTTATCGTCATTTTCTACAGTGGCGTAAACAGCAACATATCCTGATTGAAGGTGATATTCAGTTTATTGATAGACATCCTGATGTATTAGCGTTCATCCGCAGTCAAGATCAACAACGGATGCTAGTTCTGTTTAACTTGTCAGCAATGCAACAAACCTTTGACTTAAAAGAGTTACGTTTATCTTCGACCTTAGAGGGCCATGGGTTACTCAGCGGCATGCAAGATAAACAGTATCCTGCGACTATCGTATTACCAAGTTATGCCAGTTTTTATGGCTTGCTTGCTAAGTAG
- a CDS encoding RsmB/NOP family class I SAM-dependent RNA methyltransferase — protein MLTYPLSGSSSELVLNVLTMVLTRGKPLDRAYSEHFSGLTLNPSEQARITQVAGDILRRLNLYCFLVDIKPEEFDRLGSQLLNGWHIFHGLELPKMQYSLQVDQAAFNANLEQAKADPVLWDGCPLWLETLGQAQLGDKWPAERAALAEQPKRYLRVNELKCDREKLISRLQNEGVTAVPLDDVASAVEVTSDSALFRTEAFKDGWFEQQDAGSQLVANAVDAKPGMRVVDACAGAGGKTLHIAAQMQGKGRLLAMDVEQWKLDNLKTRAKRAGAHNVETRIIASSKTIKRLKLTADRVLLDVPCSGLGVLKRNPDSKWRDTPERLPVLIELQKHILQSYSRMVKVGGKLIYATCSIMPEENRHQIDAFLAENPQFTLIEDENILVSERGFDGFYLAKMERISE, from the coding sequence ATGTTGACTTATCCGCTGTCAGGCAGTTCATCAGAGTTAGTCTTAAATGTACTCACAATGGTGTTAACCCGAGGAAAACCATTAGATAGAGCTTATTCAGAGCATTTTTCTGGTTTAACGCTTAACCCATCAGAGCAAGCGCGGATCACGCAAGTCGCTGGCGATATTTTACGTCGTTTAAATTTATATTGTTTTCTGGTTGATATTAAACCGGAAGAATTCGATCGTTTAGGATCACAACTACTCAATGGCTGGCATATTTTTCACGGCTTAGAGTTACCTAAAATGCAGTATTCATTGCAAGTTGACCAAGCGGCATTTAACGCTAATCTCGAACAGGCAAAAGCAGATCCTGTGTTGTGGGATGGCTGTCCACTATGGTTAGAAACGTTAGGTCAGGCACAGTTAGGTGATAAATGGCCAGCTGAACGTGCAGCTCTTGCTGAGCAACCAAAACGTTATTTACGCGTTAATGAGCTTAAATGTGACCGTGAAAAGCTAATTTCTCGTCTGCAAAATGAAGGCGTGACGGCAGTGCCTTTAGATGATGTTGCTTCTGCAGTTGAAGTAACATCAGACTCTGCACTGTTTCGAACCGAGGCATTTAAAGATGGCTGGTTTGAGCAACAAGATGCTGGTTCGCAGTTAGTTGCCAATGCTGTTGATGCCAAACCGGGTATGCGAGTTGTTGATGCGTGTGCGGGCGCAGGCGGAAAGACCCTTCATATCGCGGCACAAATGCAGGGTAAAGGTCGTTTGCTTGCTATGGATGTTGAGCAATGGAAACTCGATAACCTTAAAACGCGTGCAAAACGAGCAGGTGCTCATAACGTTGAAACTCGGATTATTGCCAGCTCGAAAACCATTAAGCGTTTAAAGTTAACTGCAGATAGGGTGTTATTAGATGTGCCGTGTTCGGGACTTGGCGTGTTAAAGCGAAATCCTGATTCTAAATGGCGTGATACGCCAGAGCGTTTGCCAGTGTTGATTGAACTGCAAAAACATATTTTACAAAGCTATAGTCGCATGGTCAAAGTCGGCGGCAAGTTAATCTACGCTACTTGCTCGATTATGCCAGAAGAGAATCGTCATCAAATCGATGCATTTCTTGCTGAAAACCCGCAATTCACTCTTATTGAAGATGAAAATATCTTAGTATCAGAACGTGGCTTTGATGGTTTTTACTTAGCTAAAATGGAACGTATATCTGAATAG
- the ald gene encoding alanine dehydrogenase, whose amino-acid sequence MIIGVPTEIKNHEYRVGMVPSSVRELTIKGHDVLIQSEAGMGIGFTDQDYIDAGASILATAAEVFAKSEMIVKVKEPLTVERAMLRHDQILFTYLHLAPDLVQTNELIASGAVCIAYETVTDDRGGLPLLAPMSEVAGRMSIQAGARALEKSLGGRGMLLGGVPGVEPAKVVIIGGGMVGTNAAQMAVGMGADVVVLDRSIDALRRLNIQFGSAVKAVYSTADAIERHVLEADLVIGGVLVPGAAAPKLITRDMVKRMKPGSAIVDVAIDQGGCAETSHATTHQDPTYIVDDVVHYCVANMPGAVARTSTVALNNATLPYIIKLANQGYKQALLNDKHFLNGLNVIHGKLVCKEVAEALNLPFTEPKSLLA is encoded by the coding sequence ATGATTATTGGTGTTCCAACAGAAATCAAAAACCACGAATACCGTGTAGGCATGGTCCCTTCAAGCGTACGTGAATTAACAATAAAAGGTCACGATGTTTTAATTCAATCTGAAGCGGGCATGGGCATTGGGTTTACCGATCAAGACTATATTGATGCAGGTGCCTCGATTTTAGCGACTGCAGCTGAAGTGTTTGCTAAATCAGAGATGATTGTAAAAGTAAAAGAGCCATTAACTGTTGAACGTGCAATGTTACGTCACGACCAGATTCTATTTACTTACTTACATCTAGCGCCAGATTTGGTACAAACAAATGAGCTAATCGCCAGCGGTGCTGTGTGTATTGCTTATGAAACCGTAACGGATGACCGTGGCGGATTACCATTACTTGCACCAATGTCAGAAGTTGCTGGCCGCATGTCAATTCAAGCGGGTGCTCGTGCACTGGAGAAATCATTAGGAGGCCGAGGTATGTTACTTGGCGGCGTTCCTGGTGTTGAACCGGCAAAAGTGGTCATTATCGGCGGTGGTATGGTTGGTACTAATGCAGCACAAATGGCAGTAGGTATGGGTGCAGATGTAGTAGTACTAGATCGTAGTATCGATGCCCTACGTCGTTTAAATATTCAATTTGGTTCTGCTGTTAAAGCAGTTTACTCAACTGCAGATGCAATTGAGCGCCATGTGTTAGAAGCAGATCTGGTTATTGGTGGTGTATTAGTTCCGGGTGCTGCAGCGCCAAAATTAATCACCAGAGACATGGTTAAGCGCATGAAACCAGGTAGTGCAATCGTTGACGTGGCTATTGACCAAGGTGGCTGTGCTGAAACATCACATGCAACCACTCACCAAGACCCAACTTATATTGTTGATGACGTTGTACATTATTGTGTGGCTAATATGCCAGGTGCCGTTGCACGTACGTCAACAGTTGCATTGAACAACGCAACCCTTCCTTACATCATCAAGTTAGCTAACCAAGGTTACAAACAAGCATTACTAAATGACAAACATTTCTTAAATGGTTTAAATGTAATTCACGGTAAATTAGTTTGTAAAGAAGTGGCCGAAGCATTAAACCTTCCGTTCACTGAACCAAAGAGTTTACTTGCTTAA
- a CDS encoding bifunctional diguanylate cyclase/phosphodiesterase, which translates to MDTGPHINKFIEDTDQHDFRESSIERYSTILDMVLQGLPLGEMLHALVLLIEAQKIGTRASVLLLSDDGKRLLSGAAPNLPEEYNNAINGIEIGINAGSCGAAAYTCERMIVEDIENHPNWEKYKELPLKAGLKSCWSEPIKDSNQKVLGTFAMYYDTVKSPSEQDLYLIQEAARLASLAIERSRGMHIQRLSSKIFNSLPISLVITNEDNCVLSANPIFKSLTSTYYANLKLFDVHRFLSHSPPEMVADLFDHLSRGHAWEGELKGLRNDNDIIDIALNVTVIRDTFTQQNCFAWLITDISARKNAEKIINFQTNYDQLTGLSNRKYLFESLQAMKSSNDSVDGNKQEFSLMLMDIDHFKQINDTLGHDNGDVVLKLVAQRLLNAIPENVLIARIAADEFALVLPGKMSTESLISMFNNLTDELKKHFIVGDQDMMLSMSTGLARYPYDADNVEQILNCATQAMYNAKARGRNCLQFFNQQIQKDAERNAELHLYLKTALAQHEFELYYQPIVNPFTSQIIKAEVLLRWIHDGKFISPDEFIPIAEESGLIVQIGEWVRTQALTSILALQQRQLAIPLSINVSTIEFWTADLQQRFLAYFDAIQKQFGLDDFPYSLITLEITESLMMKQQKSINLLLTELRHRGMKISVDDFGTGYSSLSYLVNFPVDQIKIDKSFIQKITSGSRHKALIEAIVSMSRALDLSIVAEGVETQEELEFIKQQDIQAVQGYHFYRPMPQEAFFDLLAKQAQSTSTT; encoded by the coding sequence ATGGATACAGGACCGCATATCAATAAATTCATAGAAGATACTGACCAACATGATTTTCGTGAATCAAGTATTGAACGCTACAGTACAATACTTGATATGGTATTACAGGGCCTGCCATTAGGCGAAATGCTTCATGCTTTAGTGCTGTTAATTGAAGCACAAAAGATAGGTACTCGAGCATCTGTACTGTTATTGAGCGATGACGGTAAACGGTTATTATCGGGTGCAGCTCCTAATCTTCCTGAAGAGTATAATAATGCTATTAATGGCATAGAAATTGGCATTAATGCAGGTTCTTGCGGTGCAGCAGCTTATACTTGTGAAAGAATGATTGTTGAAGATATTGAAAATCATCCTAACTGGGAAAAATATAAAGAATTACCACTTAAAGCAGGACTAAAGTCGTGTTGGTCGGAGCCCATAAAAGACAGTAACCAAAAAGTATTAGGTACGTTTGCTATGTACTATGACACGGTTAAGTCACCTTCAGAGCAAGATTTATACCTAATACAAGAAGCGGCACGTTTGGCCAGTTTAGCCATTGAACGTAGTCGTGGAATGCATATTCAACGGCTAAGTAGCAAAATATTTAATAGTTTGCCTATTTCTTTAGTGATAACCAACGAAGATAACTGTGTTTTATCAGCGAATCCAATTTTTAAATCGCTAACGTCTACCTATTATGCCAACCTTAAATTATTTGATGTTCATCGTTTTTTAAGCCACTCTCCGCCGGAGATGGTGGCAGATTTATTTGACCATTTAAGCAGAGGGCACGCTTGGGAAGGCGAGTTAAAAGGCCTTAGGAATGATAATGATATTATTGATATAGCCCTTAATGTCACGGTTATTCGAGATACCTTTACACAACAAAATTGTTTTGCATGGTTGATTACTGACATTTCTGCACGTAAAAATGCTGAGAAAATCATTAATTTTCAAACCAACTACGATCAACTGACTGGATTGTCTAACCGAAAATACTTGTTTGAAAGCCTTCAAGCAATGAAGAGCTCAAATGATAGTGTCGATGGGAACAAGCAAGAATTCAGTTTGATGTTGATGGACATCGACCATTTTAAACAAATTAATGACACTCTTGGCCACGATAACGGTGATGTCGTTTTAAAATTAGTGGCACAGCGCTTATTGAACGCAATTCCTGAGAATGTTCTCATTGCCCGTATTGCAGCTGATGAGTTTGCTTTAGTGTTGCCGGGAAAAATGTCTACTGAGTCATTGATAAGTATGTTTAACAACTTAACCGATGAGCTTAAAAAGCATTTTATTGTAGGCGATCAAGATATGATGTTGTCAATGAGCACTGGTCTTGCTCGTTATCCTTATGATGCTGATAATGTTGAACAAATATTAAATTGTGCCACTCAAGCTATGTACAACGCAAAAGCACGTGGTCGAAATTGTTTACAATTTTTTAATCAACAAATTCAAAAAGATGCAGAGCGAAATGCTGAGCTTCATTTATATTTAAAAACGGCATTAGCTCAACATGAATTTGAATTATATTATCAGCCGATAGTGAATCCATTTACCAGCCAAATCATTAAAGCTGAAGTGTTATTGCGTTGGATACATGATGGAAAATTTATTTCGCCAGACGAATTTATTCCAATCGCCGAAGAGTCTGGATTGATTGTTCAAATTGGTGAATGGGTCAGAACCCAAGCATTAACCAGTATATTGGCATTACAACAACGTCAGCTCGCCATTCCGTTATCCATTAATGTATCGACTATTGAATTTTGGACCGCAGATTTACAGCAACGCTTTTTAGCGTATTTTGATGCAATACAAAAACAATTTGGTCTGGATGATTTTCCTTATTCGTTGATCACGCTTGAAATAACAGAATCGTTAATGATGAAGCAACAAAAGTCGATTAATCTGTTACTGACTGAGCTGAGACATCGTGGCATGAAAATATCGGTAGATGACTTTGGTACTGGTTATTCTTCATTATCATATTTGGTTAATTTTCCAGTCGATCAAATAAAAATTGATAAATCATTTATTCAAAAAATCACTTCCGGTTCGCGTCATAAAGCACTGATTGAGGCGATTGTTAGCATGAGCCGTGCGTTAGACTTATCGATTGTAGCCGAAGGGGTAGAGACCCAAGAAGAGTTGGAGTTTATTAAGCAACAAGACATTCAAGCAGTGCAAGGTTATCACTTTTATAGACCTATGCCGCAAGAAGCCTTTTTCGATTTATTAGCCAAGCAAGCACAATCAACCTCTACTACATAA